From a region of the Leptospira venezuelensis genome:
- a CDS encoding 3'(2'),5'-bisphosphate nucleotidase CysQ codes for MRFPEEAELVSKLVLEAADRIFSIYGTNFHVMEKSKGDPLTEADLQANEIIAGGIRKILKDKVYSEEDSDFSHSSLQGERVWILDPIDGTREFVAKNPEFAISLGLLEEGRPVFGIVMNPATGEFFWGLEGKGAYYTILKPPFNENKIDWENTFYLPKFESSELPKILVSISESKAGLFKKLDYGNDFVLESKGSIAYKLALVAVGKYPLTLSLRPKNDWDVAGGIAILRASLGKDLEIRSGKDYPFLTSKLGIGLLAGESGLVTQIWEKFKTSLQGSVRDRW; via the coding sequence ATGCGATTTCCGGAAGAAGCGGAATTAGTTTCTAAACTTGTTCTGGAAGCCGCAGATCGGATCTTTTCCATCTATGGAACAAATTTCCATGTGATGGAAAAATCCAAAGGAGATCCTCTCACCGAAGCTGACCTGCAAGCAAACGAGATCATTGCAGGCGGTATCCGCAAAATCCTAAAAGACAAAGTTTATTCGGAAGAAGATTCAGACTTTTCTCATTCTTCTCTACAAGGCGAAAGAGTTTGGATATTGGATCCAATTGATGGAACCAGAGAATTTGTAGCTAAAAATCCAGAATTTGCGATTAGTTTAGGACTCCTGGAAGAAGGTAGACCTGTTTTTGGGATCGTGATGAATCCCGCAACAGGGGAATTTTTTTGGGGTCTGGAAGGTAAGGGTGCATATTATACAATCTTAAAGCCTCCTTTTAATGAAAATAAGATAGATTGGGAAAATACTTTTTATCTTCCGAAATTTGAATCTTCCGAACTTCCGAAAATCCTAGTTTCTATTTCTGAATCGAAAGCAGGACTTTTCAAAAAATTAGATTATGGAAATGATTTTGTATTAGAGTCGAAAGGTTCCATTGCCTATAAACTTGCGTTAGTAGCAGTTGGAAAATATCCTTTAACACTTTCTCTTAGGCCGAAAAACGATTGGGATGTAGCAGGAGGAATTGCGATACTCCGAGCTTCCCTTGGGAAAGATCTGGAAATTCGTTCTGGTAAAGATTATCCATTTTTAACATCTAAATTGGGAATAGGTTTACTCGCTGGAGAATCCGGACTTGTGACTCAGATTTGGGAAAAGTTTAAAACTTCCCTACAAGGTTCAGTCAGGGATCGTTGGTAA
- a CDS encoding LIC11625 family surface-exposed protein: MKRIVILSLAICLGTPLFAGKVSGLVEEFNKVEEFNKNRKVSESAKKALLEKNLLSALKYSLHRKYLDYKEYTKDLKADSISYEPQKGTYGVYVKYKTYIVFYSYLMDPEIYLQTPINEVFYVRPDNLDEEPHKEDKQPAQPAGK; encoded by the coding sequence ATGAAACGGATCGTAATACTATCCTTGGCCATCTGCCTCGGGACCCCATTGTTTGCTGGAAAAGTCAGCGGTTTAGTAGAAGAATTTAATAAAGTAGAAGAATTTAATAAGAATCGAAAAGTATCTGAATCCGCTAAAAAAGCGTTACTAGAAAAAAATCTTCTCTCCGCTTTAAAATACAGCCTTCATCGTAAATACTTGGATTATAAGGAATACACTAAGGATCTAAAAGCGGATTCTATATCATATGAGCCTCAAAAGGGAACTTATGGAGTATATGTAAAATACAAAACTTATATCGTATTTTACAGTTATCTAATGGATCCGGAAATTTATCTGCAAACTCCTATCAACGAGGTATTCTATGTTCGTCCTGATAATTTGGACGAAGAACCTCATAAAGAAGATAAACAACCAGCACAGCCTGCCGGAAAATAA
- a CDS encoding ATP-dependent helicase: MSIDLVQGLNEPQKAAVEKLEGPVLILAGAGSGKTRVITHRIANLILNKRTDSICALTFTNKAAAEMLERVAKLVPSIPWNVQIKTFHSLCLYILRRETTYLGMPSGFTVYDSVLQESLIKQVIKDLHEDPKQYKPSSLTGIFSSWKDGLSDSDSYIRKENFSHRSQMISNIYEEYEKRKKKNQALDFGDLIQKTVQLFKENPSVLKSYQDRWNYIMVDEYQDTNKAQYTLVRLLSGDRGNLCVVGDDDQSIYSWRGADITNILNFESDFPNAYVVKLEENYRSTSRIIRAASKVIANNSGRKEKELFTNNELGEPISVSQFENETEEAYDIVKKIRAGSARGADYKDFAIFYRTNAQSRYFEEGLRSSGIPYKIFGGFRFFDRAEIKDMIAYLNVVANPMDSNSLLRIVNTPPRGIGEASVEKIRTFSLDKGISFLEAIGHPDLPLKKASLGKAKELYHLFEDLIDRKEKGELPSKIALEIVGRSGWIDYMERDAHDEEAVSKVENVREFVNSIEEYESREDSPNLEEYLNQISLLTSEEDSAQLTDYVHLMTVHNAKGLEFPTVFLTGLEEGTFPHSMSLEEPNGKEEERRLFYVALTRARVKLYLSYSRTSRKFGKVEDRIPSSFLPEIPSECFGEEGIFAQKGVRRPSGPPTASSGAYKIPETTHEREDSSKPLGEESDIREGDKVKHAQFGLGQVISVQGTGKNRKVKIKFGGLEKNFFLAYTPLEKL; this comes from the coding sequence TTGTCAATTGATCTAGTACAAGGCTTGAACGAACCTCAAAAAGCCGCAGTCGAAAAGTTAGAAGGTCCTGTTTTAATATTAGCAGGAGCAGGTTCTGGAAAAACTAGAGTAATCACTCATAGAATTGCAAACTTGATCCTGAATAAAAGGACAGATTCAATCTGTGCACTCACTTTTACCAATAAAGCCGCCGCAGAAATGTTGGAAAGGGTGGCAAAACTGGTGCCCTCCATCCCATGGAATGTGCAGATTAAAACATTTCACTCTTTATGTTTGTATATTTTAAGAAGAGAAACTACTTACTTAGGTATGCCTTCCGGGTTTACTGTTTATGATTCTGTATTACAGGAATCTTTAATTAAGCAAGTGATCAAGGATCTGCATGAGGATCCTAAACAATACAAACCTTCCTCTTTAACTGGGATATTTTCATCCTGGAAAGATGGACTTTCCGATTCTGATTCGTATATTCGAAAAGAGAATTTTTCTCATAGATCTCAAATGATTTCAAACATTTACGAAGAATATGAAAAACGTAAGAAGAAGAATCAGGCCTTAGATTTCGGGGACTTAATCCAAAAGACTGTACAATTATTCAAAGAGAATCCGTCCGTTCTAAAATCGTATCAGGATCGATGGAACTATATCATGGTGGATGAATACCAGGATACAAATAAGGCACAATATACATTGGTACGTTTACTTTCCGGAGATAGGGGGAATCTCTGTGTAGTAGGGGACGATGACCAGTCCATCTATTCCTGGAGAGGCGCAGATATTACGAATATTCTAAATTTCGAAAGTGATTTTCCGAATGCTTACGTAGTAAAATTAGAAGAAAACTATCGTTCTACTTCTCGGATCATACGTGCAGCTTCCAAGGTGATCGCAAATAATAGTGGAAGAAAAGAGAAAGAATTATTCACAAACAATGAATTGGGAGAACCTATCTCCGTTTCACAATTCGAGAACGAAACCGAAGAAGCATACGATATCGTAAAAAAAATTAGGGCAGGTTCTGCAAGAGGTGCTGACTATAAAGATTTTGCGATCTTCTACAGAACGAATGCACAGTCCAGATACTTCGAAGAAGGACTTAGATCTTCCGGTATACCATACAAAATTTTTGGTGGTTTTAGATTCTTCGACCGAGCCGAGATCAAAGATATGATCGCATATCTCAACGTAGTTGCAAATCCTATGGATTCCAATTCTTTATTAAGAATTGTGAATACTCCTCCTAGGGGAATAGGCGAGGCAAGCGTGGAGAAGATCAGGACATTCTCCTTAGACAAAGGAATTTCTTTCCTGGAAGCGATAGGACATCCAGATCTTCCCTTAAAAAAAGCAAGTTTAGGAAAAGCCAAAGAGCTTTATCATCTATTTGAAGATTTGATCGATCGAAAAGAAAAAGGAGAGCTTCCGTCCAAGATCGCTTTGGAGATTGTAGGAAGATCCGGTTGGATCGATTATATGGAAAGAGACGCTCATGATGAGGAAGCAGTTTCTAAAGTAGAGAACGTAAGAGAGTTCGTTAACTCAATCGAGGAATACGAGTCCAGAGAAGACTCTCCGAACTTGGAAGAATATCTGAACCAGATCAGCCTTCTTACTTCGGAAGAAGATTCAGCTCAGCTTACTGATTATGTTCATCTTATGACTGTCCATAATGCAAAAGGACTGGAATTCCCTACAGTATTTCTGACCGGTTTGGAAGAAGGGACCTTCCCCCATTCTATGAGTTTGGAAGAACCGAATGGAAAGGAAGAAGAAAGAAGGCTTTTTTACGTGGCATTGACCCGAGCTAGAGTGAAATTATATCTCAGCTATTCCAGGACCTCTCGAAAATTTGGAAAAGTGGAGGACAGGATCCCATCCAGTTTCCTTCCAGAAATTCCATCCGAATGTTTTGGAGAAGAAGGTATTTTCGCCCAAAAAGGTGTTCGCAGACCATCTGGGCCTCCTACTGCTTCTTCTGGAGCTTATAAAATCCCAGAAACTACTCACGAAAGGGAAGATTCTTCCAAACCTTTGGGAGAAGAGTCAGATATCCGAGAAGGAGATAAGGTCAAACATGCCCAATTTGGCCTGGGACAGGTGATTTCTGTCCAGGGAACAGGCAAAAACCGCAAGGTAAAAATTAAGTTTGGAGGCTTGGAGAAAAACTTTTTCCTTGCCTATACCCCCTTAGAGAAATTATAA
- a CDS encoding BamA/OMP85 family outer membrane protein → MKRKVSIYKSFAVIFVSGFFFYSGEISQLFSKKSDYFGKIVREIKFSGNKNTSDSDISGLLELRTGKLLTKGIIDRDLKALFASGFFYFIDIKAEEMEGGVRVIFELRERPRVKDVEFIGADEVFPADLRDKMPLKDNEVITPQKVTKSRDVILQKYKDEGFFLAYVKVELGKPDPKTNLVKVRFIIDEGEEIPVAKINIYGNETIETSEILGLMELKEEGLFEGGNFKESSFEKDKEVIQAYLRSKGYLDSELIREGTNWEIHWENPEKKNRRVIIVNIKLFEGQVYYFNGYTVAHDMTTDGDGRPIFLNKENNPPETPKDKLKPLFTVPEIEKSLDYSAKDAGEIFDETVFSRDRATVNELYGSKGHIFAQVIPRRKIVSLDSESLEYYENCASRRTEVEKKSCEEEYKQLNIRKLREIYRDSPELRGRKFVHVDFTIRENNLAQIENVIIKGNKKTQDKVIRRELLFKPGDLFDSSLVNRSRERIFNLGYFKEVNFNMRPGSDDTKMNLVIEVLEQPTGTVSMGGGYGTITGFTIFTEIGENNLNGTGQKVSGRLEFGPYRRSFQISWTEPWMYDTPWSLSLSMFYFSRTIFLGSTSTISISDSTTSPTVENATYDNNGLGVTMGVAHRLGTNWTHFHRYTPAFYSYSNPTALVSDAVLANVRRGWQFRSQVTNGLAYDIRDNVFAPTRGYDLLFQVDNVGQYLGGSSHFDQYRVLAEYYHTWFDFTFGGLIRNNALRRWRVVQEFRTSDTFIFQRAPMGGSHNQDPVQDPYIRPQDLLIIGGYESLRGWYYNDQKYPVEWRDGAQHRLLFDTEIRIPIEPSLLWLVVFLDGGALYEQTNRAVGTKKDYFESYDKNKADQIAANPIGWYIQNNFNLQNGRKADVTYDELNNPGRLILSADNVAMDRMRYSWGVGLRVQIPVLPLRIYFAQKLKPTGNFWAPFERYESDNAFQFVFGIGDYRF, encoded by the coding sequence TTGAAACGAAAAGTATCTATATATAAATCCTTTGCCGTTATTTTTGTAAGCGGATTCTTTTTTTACTCCGGCGAGATCTCTCAACTTTTCTCCAAAAAGAGTGATTATTTCGGGAAGATCGTACGAGAAATAAAATTTAGCGGAAATAAGAACACATCCGATTCGGATATCAGTGGTCTTTTGGAACTCCGAACAGGTAAACTCCTCACCAAAGGAATTATTGACCGAGACTTAAAGGCGTTATTTGCATCCGGATTTTTCTACTTTATAGATATCAAAGCTGAAGAAATGGAAGGTGGAGTTCGGGTCATTTTCGAACTCAGAGAAAGACCTAGAGTCAAAGATGTCGAATTTATCGGAGCAGATGAAGTATTTCCCGCGGATCTCCGAGACAAAATGCCTCTTAAGGACAATGAAGTAATTACTCCACAAAAGGTTACGAAGTCCAGAGATGTTATATTACAAAAATATAAAGACGAAGGATTCTTCCTGGCTTATGTAAAAGTAGAGCTTGGAAAGCCCGATCCAAAAACAAACTTAGTTAAGGTCCGCTTCATCATCGATGAGGGCGAAGAGATTCCTGTTGCAAAGATCAATATCTACGGGAACGAGACTATCGAAACTTCAGAGATCTTAGGTCTTATGGAGTTAAAAGAAGAAGGCCTATTTGAAGGTGGTAACTTCAAAGAAAGTTCATTCGAAAAAGATAAGGAAGTTATCCAGGCTTATTTAAGAAGTAAGGGATACCTGGACTCGGAGTTGATCCGAGAAGGTACTAACTGGGAGATCCACTGGGAAAACCCCGAAAAGAAAAATAGAAGGGTAATCATAGTCAATATCAAACTCTTTGAAGGGCAGGTGTATTATTTTAACGGATATACTGTAGCTCACGATATGACTACAGATGGGGACGGAAGACCGATCTTCTTGAACAAAGAAAATAACCCCCCTGAAACTCCAAAAGACAAATTAAAACCACTATTTACGGTCCCTGAAATCGAAAAATCTTTAGATTATAGTGCCAAAGATGCGGGAGAGATCTTCGATGAGACTGTATTCTCCAGAGATAGAGCTACAGTAAACGAACTCTATGGTTCCAAAGGACATATTTTCGCACAGGTCATTCCAAGAAGAAAGATCGTTTCTTTGGATTCAGAAAGTTTGGAATATTATGAAAATTGCGCCTCCAGAAGAACCGAGGTGGAGAAAAAATCCTGCGAGGAAGAATATAAACAATTAAATATCCGTAAATTAAGAGAAATTTATAGAGATAGTCCAGAGTTGAGAGGGCGTAAATTTGTTCATGTGGATTTTACTATCCGTGAGAACAATTTGGCTCAGATCGAAAACGTAATTATCAAAGGTAATAAGAAAACCCAGGACAAGGTAATTCGTAGAGAGTTACTTTTTAAACCTGGCGACTTATTCGATTCTAGCTTAGTAAACCGTTCGCGGGAGAGAATCTTCAACCTAGGTTACTTCAAAGAAGTGAACTTTAACATGAGACCTGGTTCGGATGATACCAAAATGAATCTTGTCATTGAAGTATTAGAACAGCCTACCGGAACAGTTTCTATGGGTGGTGGTTACGGAACTATCACAGGATTTACCATCTTTACTGAAATTGGTGAAAACAACTTAAACGGAACTGGTCAAAAGGTATCGGGTCGTTTGGAATTTGGACCTTACCGTAGATCCTTTCAGATCTCTTGGACAGAACCTTGGATGTACGATACTCCTTGGTCGCTTTCCCTTTCCATGTTCTATTTCTCTCGAACCATATTTTTAGGTTCTACTTCTACGATTTCCATTTCTGATAGTACAACTTCTCCAACTGTTGAAAATGCTACCTACGATAACAACGGTTTGGGGGTCACCATGGGTGTGGCTCACAGGCTCGGGACCAACTGGACCCATTTTCACAGATATACTCCTGCATTTTATTCATATTCCAACCCGACTGCACTTGTGTCGGATGCAGTTTTGGCTAACGTAAGAAGGGGATGGCAGTTCCGTTCTCAGGTTACGAATGGTCTTGCTTATGATATCCGAGATAACGTATTTGCTCCAACTCGTGGTTATGATCTTCTCTTTCAGGTGGATAACGTAGGACAGTATCTTGGTGGATCTTCTCACTTCGACCAATATAGGGTCTTAGCGGAATATTATCATACTTGGTTTGACTTCACTTTTGGAGGTTTGATCCGAAACAACGCTCTTCGTAGATGGAGAGTAGTTCAGGAATTCAGGACCTCTGATACTTTTATTTTCCAAAGGGCTCCGATGGGTGGATCTCATAATCAAGATCCTGTTCAAGATCCTTATATCCGTCCTCAGGATTTACTTATCATCGGTGGTTATGAATCTTTAAGAGGTTGGTATTATAACGACCAAAAGTATCCAGTTGAATGGAGAGATGGGGCTCAGCATCGTCTTCTCTTTGATACAGAGATTCGTATTCCAATTGAACCAAGCTTACTATGGCTTGTTGTATTCTTGGATGGAGGTGCTCTATATGAGCAGACGAATCGTGCGGTCGGAACTAAAAAAGATTATTTCGAATCTTATGATAAGAATAAGGCGGATCAGATTGCTGCTAACCCGATCGGTTGGTACATCCAAAACAATTTCAATTTGCAGAATGGACGTAAGGCTGACGTAACATATGACGAATTGAATAATCCAGGAAGATTGATCCTATCGGCGGATAACGTTGCAATGGATAGAATGAGATATTCCTGGGGTGTGGGTCTGAGAGTCCAAATTCCTGTTCTTCCGTTGCGTATTTACTTCGCGCAGAAATTAAAGCCTACCGGAAATTTCTGGGCACCTTTTGAAAGATACGAATCAGATAACGCATTTCAGTTCGTATTTGGTATCGGTGATTACCGATTCTAA
- a CDS encoding ExbD/TolR family protein: protein MKFKKWSRGESGSFRAGQIELAPMIDVICFIVIYFLMNATLEKSTVVKIELPRSSSTAQEKKKDELVITVNKDGKIFLDKDTEPVPLEKLTEKIKLFNGQNQGDDKDKKEQSKNRVIIRGDGAANYQTIVKVIDKVNEAGVTRFNLAMVRQPGGQ, encoded by the coding sequence ATGAAATTTAAAAAATGGAGTCGGGGAGAGAGCGGAAGTTTTAGGGCAGGCCAGATTGAGCTTGCTCCTATGATTGACGTTATTTGCTTCATCGTAATTTATTTTTTGATGAATGCAACCTTGGAGAAATCCACTGTTGTGAAAATAGAACTCCCTAGATCTTCTAGCACTGCTCAGGAAAAGAAAAAAGATGAATTGGTAATCACTGTCAATAAAGACGGAAAAATTTTCCTAGATAAAGACACTGAACCAGTACCTTTAGAAAAACTGACTGAAAAGATAAAATTGTTCAATGGCCAAAACCAAGGCGACGACAAAGACAAAAAAGAACAGAGTAAAAATCGGGTGATTATCAGAGGAGATGGTGCTGCAAATTACCAAACCATCGTTAAGGTAATCGATAAAGTGAACGAAGCCGGAGTAACAAGATTCAATCTTGCGATGGTTCGTCAACCGGGAGGTCAGTGA
- a CDS encoding MotA/TolQ/ExbB proton channel family protein, which produces MILAKTDSLVSIIPPETVPILILLVSIVGFTIIIERLIFFSRWKSITPDDWRRVKDLLRDKNYDSASDLMRSLSQGPVSQVLQAGITQFKKNASSVDDEILTQGLNQIQRMEKFLSPLATIATISPLLGVLGTVLGIIRSFAEGSGTRGAEVGISEALITTAMGLAVAIPAYIFHNFFQKKKEDAISEMESLSEQALRFLK; this is translated from the coding sequence ATGATCCTTGCCAAAACAGATTCTTTGGTTTCCATTATTCCACCGGAAACCGTACCTATTCTGATCCTTCTTGTTTCTATAGTAGGATTTACAATCATCATCGAAAGGCTGATCTTCTTTTCTCGCTGGAAGTCTATTACTCCGGACGATTGGAGAAGGGTAAAAGATCTACTCAGAGATAAAAACTACGACTCCGCTTCCGACTTAATGAGAAGTCTGAGCCAAGGTCCGGTCTCCCAAGTTTTACAAGCTGGTATTACTCAGTTTAAGAAAAATGCATCTTCTGTGGATGATGAAATTTTAACCCAAGGTTTAAATCAGATCCAGAGAATGGAAAAATTCCTTTCTCCGTTAGCTACGATAGCTACCATCTCTCCACTTTTGGGAGTTTTGGGAACTGTTCTTGGGATCATACGTTCCTTCGCAGAAGGATCCGGAACGAGAGGAGCAGAGGTCGGGATCAGTGAAGCATTGATTACCACTGCTATGGGACTCGCGGTTGCAATTCCAGCTTATATTTTCCATAACTTTTTTCAAAAGAAAAAAGAAGATGCGATTTCCGAAATGGAAAGTCTATCCGAGCAGGCGCTTAGGTTTTTAAAGTAA
- the recN gene encoding DNA repair protein RecN, with product MLQTISIRDFALIESAQIDLRGGLTAITGETGSGKSLLLDALSSLLGGKSSTMDIRTGSDKYCLEAEFDISQNPSAITWMREHGFPLNGSVIVIRKEFTRDGKTKIQINHSLSSAQVLRGLGEILSEVHNQNDQILLLDKAQQLDILDGFAGLHTLRGEVKEGFLTYKSLKKRLEELELSHADRNRKKEILQYQIEEIHTANLKLGEEEELSKEENLLVHGEKLAENLDIITGYLHESESSVLGIFPKVLAASDKIKVLSESLNEMDSALKEVYVTIREINTTAQDQKEEVFFSPERLSHVQSRLDLIHKLKKKYGNSISEILETKKKAEDELAALEQNLDSKTSLEKEKKRAADKLTQACLQLSKSRREVLNKFESKLKSELEVLGMKGAGLQVVLRWETSPEGEVEAQGKSYLVNEFGLDQAEFYFSPNPGEKPRPLRKIASGGEISRVMLAIKSVLGSNFDGKVLVFDEIDSGLGGEIASDVAKKLRTLSKTHQIILVTHLQQIAAAADHHLLVSKRVKEGRTVSETEFLGMEERTMELARMIAGQNISKGALHHAKELLKKKAV from the coding sequence ATGCTTCAGACAATTAGTATCCGAGATTTTGCATTAATTGAATCAGCCCAGATTGACTTAAGAGGGGGCTTAACTGCGATTACGGGAGAAACCGGTTCCGGAAAATCTCTCTTACTGGATGCTCTTTCATCCTTACTCGGAGGAAAGAGCAGTACGATGGATATCCGAACAGGCTCGGATAAGTATTGTTTAGAAGCAGAGTTCGATATTTCCCAAAATCCAAGCGCCATAACTTGGATGAGGGAGCATGGATTTCCTCTAAACGGTTCCGTAATCGTAATCCGAAAGGAATTCACTCGGGACGGAAAAACAAAGATCCAGATCAATCATTCCCTTTCATCCGCTCAAGTACTTCGTGGTTTAGGAGAAATTCTATCCGAAGTGCATAATCAAAATGATCAAATTCTGCTTTTAGACAAGGCCCAACAGTTGGATATCTTGGACGGTTTTGCAGGTTTGCACACACTAAGAGGAGAAGTGAAGGAAGGGTTTTTAACTTATAAAAGCCTCAAAAAGAGATTGGAAGAATTAGAATTATCTCATGCTGATAGAAATCGCAAAAAAGAGATACTCCAATACCAAATAGAAGAGATCCACACTGCTAATTTAAAATTGGGAGAAGAGGAAGAACTCAGTAAAGAGGAGAACCTACTCGTTCATGGAGAAAAACTCGCTGAGAACCTAGATATAATCACCGGTTACCTGCATGAAAGTGAATCTTCTGTGTTAGGCATTTTTCCTAAAGTGCTTGCTGCTTCCGATAAGATTAAAGTTTTGAGCGAATCATTAAACGAAATGGATTCTGCTCTTAAGGAAGTATATGTAACAATCCGTGAGATCAATACTACTGCTCAGGATCAAAAGGAAGAGGTATTTTTCTCTCCGGAAAGACTATCTCATGTACAGTCCAGGCTTGATCTGATCCATAAGCTAAAGAAAAAATATGGAAATTCAATTTCTGAAATTTTAGAAACAAAGAAGAAGGCAGAAGACGAACTCGCAGCTCTAGAGCAGAACTTAGATTCTAAAACTTCTCTGGAAAAGGAAAAGAAAAGGGCGGCAGATAAATTAACCCAAGCTTGTTTGCAACTTTCTAAATCTAGACGAGAAGTATTGAACAAATTCGAATCCAAACTCAAATCTGAATTAGAAGTTTTAGGGATGAAGGGAGCTGGGCTACAAGTAGTTCTTCGTTGGGAGACAAGTCCTGAAGGAGAAGTAGAGGCCCAAGGAAAATCCTATTTGGTAAACGAATTCGGATTGGACCAGGCAGAATTCTATTTTAGTCCAAACCCTGGAGAAAAGCCAAGGCCGCTTCGTAAAATTGCTTCTGGAGGGGAAATTTCCAGAGTAATGTTGGCTATCAAAAGTGTACTTGGTTCCAATTTTGACGGAAAAGTTTTGGTTTTTGATGAGATTGACTCTGGTCTGGGTGGAGAGATTGCTTCCGACGTAGCAAAAAAACTCAGAACTCTTTCTAAAACTCACCAGATCATTTTAGTCACTCATTTACAGCAAATAGCTGCGGCTGCGGACCATCATCTTCTAGTAAGCAAACGAGTCAAAGAGGGAAGAACTGTCTCTGAAACTGAATTCCTCGGAATGGAGGAGAGAACAATGGAACTTGCGAGAATGATTGCGGGTCAAAATATCTCCAAAGGCGCTCTCCATCACGCAAAGGAATTGCTCAAAAAGAAGGCGGTATAA
- a CDS encoding histidine kinase, whose translation MAKSFKDLDAQLSDYILSRSRISVQSSRMNSKLEKYVLRILTEVLEKLGQTRYIEMLYTITKEMAINGVKANQKRVFFEDLGLDIRNHEHYDQGLAQFKQNFSEKMADEYGKRCLARGVFVKISVTYTTEGLVVEVVNNTPVIEIEESRMREKMRKAMEYNDIAEFYMDNMDNTEGAGLGIALIMILLKSENIDPKLFRIQTSTAETVARVEIPFTDNYVTIRSKEINQVGNHK comes from the coding sequence ATGGCAAAAAGTTTCAAAGATTTAGACGCCCAGCTCTCAGACTACATCCTCAGCCGCTCCCGCATCTCCGTTCAATCTTCCAGAATGAATTCCAAATTGGAAAAATACGTTTTGCGTATTCTAACGGAAGTTCTGGAAAAATTAGGCCAAACAAGATACATTGAGATGTTGTATACGATCACCAAAGAAATGGCGATCAATGGAGTAAAGGCCAACCAAAAGAGGGTTTTTTTCGAAGATCTTGGTTTGGATATCCGAAATCATGAGCATTACGACCAGGGTCTGGCCCAGTTCAAACAGAACTTCTCCGAAAAAATGGCTGACGAATATGGGAAACGTTGTCTTGCAAGAGGCGTTTTTGTCAAAATTTCAGTTACTTATACTACCGAAGGTTTGGTCGTCGAAGTAGTTAATAATACTCCTGTGATTGAGATCGAAGAATCTCGTATGAGGGAGAAGATGAGAAAGGCGATGGAATATAATGATATCGCCGAGTTCTATATGGATAATATGGACAATACTGAAGGAGCTGGTTTGGGTATCGCTTTAATCATGATCCTTCTCAAAAGTGAGAATATTGATCCAAAACTATTCAGAATCCAAACAAGCACCGCAGAAACTGTCGCCAGGGTAGAAATCCCTTTCACCGACAATTACGTAACTATTAGAAGTAAGGAAATCAACCAAGTTGGAAATCACAAATAA
- a CDS encoding SDR family NAD(P)-dependent oxidoreductase translates to MEITNKTAVITGSAGGLGKEMALHFAKLGANIVLSDISADKLEGAKKEVEALGVKVIAVPTDVSKEKDAVELMEKAVSAFGSVDIAVLNAGILRDGLLIKADKQTGKVASKMSLAEWQAVIDVNLTGVFLTGREAAVQMVNNGTKGVIIPIASVSMHGNPGQTNYSAAKAGVAAMTKLWAKELSRYGIRVAGIAPGFIATEMVMKDMNPEALKKWEALIPIGRLGRPDEIASTAAFIAQNDLVDGVVLEISGGVKI, encoded by the coding sequence TTGGAAATCACAAATAAGACTGCCGTAATCACCGGTTCCGCCGGAGGTTTAGGCAAAGAGATGGCCCTTCATTTTGCAAAATTAGGAGCCAATATTGTTCTATCGGATATCTCCGCAGACAAACTGGAAGGCGCCAAAAAAGAGGTAGAAGCTCTAGGCGTTAAAGTGATCGCGGTGCCTACAGACGTTTCTAAGGAAAAAGACGCCGTTGAACTCATGGAGAAAGCAGTTTCCGCCTTCGGATCCGTAGATATCGCAGTTTTGAATGCGGGGATTTTGAGAGATGGTCTCTTAATAAAAGCGGATAAACAGACTGGTAAGGTTGCGTCCAAGATGTCTTTGGCAGAATGGCAGGCAGTAATCGATGTGAACTTGACCGGAGTATTCTTAACAGGCAGAGAAGCGGCAGTTCAAATGGTAAATAACGGTACCAAAGGGGTAATCATCCCTATTGCCTCTGTTTCTATGCATGGTAACCCAGGCCAAACCAATTATTCCGCAGCGAAAGCCGGAGTAGCAGCGATGACTAAACTATGGGCGAAGGAACTCAGCCGTTATGGTATCAGAGTCGCGGGTATTGCACCTGGATTCATCGCTACAGAAATGGTAATGAAAGACATGAATCCGGAAGCTCTCAAAAAATGGGAAGCGTTGATCCCGATCGGTAGATTAGGCAGACCAGATGAGATCGCTAGCACTGCGGCATTCATCGCTCAAAACGATCTGGTAGACGGAGTCGTTTTGGAAATTTCTGGAGGGGTCAAAATTTGA